The Nitrospirota bacterium genome includes a region encoding these proteins:
- a CDS encoding DUF935 family protein, with the protein MAKKGLWIDERTFINFSADRSTSLADEIATRKQSIDFYSLGMYLPNPDPVLKKMGKDITVYRELLVDAHLGGCVVSRKAGVKSLEWEIDRGKAKSRQAKLITDVFKNLDLDRIIGEILDAPLYGYQALEVLWERVGNYWLPKDIRGKPQGWFVFSDENELRLRTRENYLNGEELPPRKFLLARHEATYENPYGFPLLSRCFWPVTFKKGGYKFWVVFVEKFGMPFLLGKLPRGLDPKEYDDLADMLANMVNDAIAVVPDDSSVELVTGSGKGSGGSGSSDLHERLINSCKSEISIALLGQNLSTEVKGGSYAATKGHMEVRKDIVDADKRLVMRIFNTLIEWIHELNWGGGERPAFSMYEEEDVDTALAERDKTLADTGQVKFTKQYFMREYGFEEGDIEVVSPATQKPAEAEFAARGGEEGLFPDQQAVDAAIDSISPEDLQKQMEGVLKPVIDLINEGSSHEEILEKLTEAYPTMDTASIEEMLARAIFVAELWGRFNAAQ; encoded by the coding sequence ATGGCCAAAAAAGGACTCTGGATAGATGAGCGCACTTTTATCAATTTTTCAGCGGACAGATCGACCTCGCTGGCCGATGAGATAGCGACCAGAAAGCAGTCGATTGATTTCTACAGCCTCGGGATGTACCTGCCCAACCCGGACCCGGTGCTGAAAAAGATGGGCAAGGATATCACCGTCTACCGGGAGCTGCTCGTCGACGCGCACCTGGGCGGCTGCGTGGTCTCGAGAAAAGCCGGGGTAAAGTCCCTGGAATGGGAGATCGACCGGGGCAAGGCGAAGAGCCGCCAGGCGAAGCTCATCACCGATGTATTTAAGAACCTCGACCTGGACCGCATTATCGGCGAGATACTGGATGCGCCGCTCTACGGGTATCAGGCGCTGGAAGTGCTGTGGGAGCGGGTCGGGAATTACTGGCTGCCGAAGGATATCAGAGGCAAGCCGCAGGGCTGGTTTGTCTTCAGCGACGAGAACGAGCTGCGTCTCCGGACCAGGGAGAACTACCTCAATGGCGAGGAGCTGCCGCCCCGGAAATTCCTGCTGGCCCGGCATGAGGCGACGTATGAGAACCCGTATGGTTTCCCGCTGCTCTCCCGGTGCTTCTGGCCGGTAACCTTTAAAAAAGGCGGCTATAAGTTCTGGGTGGTCTTCGTCGAGAAGTTCGGTATGCCGTTCCTTCTGGGCAAGTTGCCCCGTGGTCTCGACCCGAAAGAGTACGATGATCTGGCTGACATGCTCGCCAATATGGTGAACGATGCGATAGCAGTAGTGCCGGACGATTCAAGCGTGGAACTGGTGACCGGCTCGGGCAAAGGCTCGGGCGGCTCCGGATCGTCAGACCTGCATGAGCGCCTGATCAATTCCTGCAAGAGCGAGATATCGATCGCGCTGCTCGGCCAGAACCTTTCTACCGAAGTCAAAGGCGGCTCCTATGCAGCGACAAAGGGCCACATGGAGGTGCGGAAGGATATCGTGGATGCGGACAAGCGGCTTGTCATGCGGATATTCAATACGCTGATCGAGTGGATCCACGAGCTGAACTGGGGCGGCGGCGAGCGCCCGGCCTTTTCGATGTACGAGGAAGAGGATGTGGACACGGCTCTTGCGGAGCGGGACAAGACCCTTGCCGACACAGGCCAGGTGAAGTTCACGAAACAATACTTCATGCGGGAGTATGGATTTGAGGAAGGCGACATCGAGGTCGTCAGCCCGGCAACGCAGAAGCCCGCGGAGGCGGAGTTCGCGGCACGGGGAGGGGAGGAGGGGTTATTCCCCGACCAGCAGGCGGTCGACGCTGCGATAGACTCAATCTCACCGGAGGATCTGCAAAAGCAGATGGAGGGTGTTTTAAAGCCTGTTATCGATCTTATTAACGAGGGCAGCTCGCACGAGGAGATACTGGAGAAGCTCACCGAGGCGTATCCGACCATGGATACCGCATCCATCGAGGAGATGCTCGCCAGGGCGATCTTTGTGGCGGAGCTGTGGGGAAGGTTTAACGCAGCACAGTAA
- a CDS encoding phage minor head protein: MSKPDLSYAIGLPPEKAVEYFKGKGYTFSWDWQDTWQEAHAKAFTVAKAMRPDILKDIKEMVQKSLDEGLTLQQFKKELTPRLQAKGWWGRKLIGGETGAQTVQLGSPHRLRTIYQNNLQTAYMAGRYKDFMANVDDRPWWQYVAVMDSRTRPAHAALNGKTFRYDDPVWISHYPPNGWGCRCRVRALSDRNLKSKGITPETSDGKLSTKEVLISKTTGELRPVTVYRDPLTGEKVAPDPGWSYNPGKAAWMPDLDRYDYDVAKKWIEGGLTGPDFKMFYEGKMGGNFPVAVLNEDYRGLIGAKSQTVLMSDETLRKQRGWIEGITGHPELRIEDYRKLPDIIAKAQLIVQDGEQTIVFFRAGEEIYFSAVKSTRSGETLFMTSFRKAEMKEVKTVRKKGKILKDEL, translated from the coding sequence ATGAGCAAGCCCGATCTCTCCTACGCCATCGGCCTGCCGCCTGAGAAGGCCGTAGAGTACTTCAAGGGCAAAGGCTACACCTTCAGCTGGGACTGGCAGGATACGTGGCAGGAAGCCCATGCCAAGGCCTTCACCGTGGCAAAAGCGATGCGGCCAGACATCCTTAAGGATATCAAGGAGATGGTGCAGAAGTCGCTCGATGAGGGGCTCACGCTGCAGCAGTTCAAAAAAGAACTGACGCCGCGGCTCCAGGCTAAGGGATGGTGGGGCCGCAAGCTGATCGGCGGCGAAACCGGGGCGCAGACCGTGCAGCTCGGCTCGCCGCACCGGCTGCGGACGATCTATCAGAACAATCTGCAGACTGCGTACATGGCCGGGCGGTATAAAGACTTTATGGCTAACGTGGACGACCGGCCCTGGTGGCAGTACGTGGCGGTGATGGATTCGCGCACGAGACCGGCGCACGCCGCGCTGAACGGCAAGACCTTCCGCTACGACGACCCCGTTTGGATTTCCCACTATCCGCCCAACGGCTGGGGCTGCAGATGCCGCGTGCGCGCGCTGAGCGACCGCAATCTCAAGAGCAAGGGGATAACGCCCGAGACGTCCGACGGCAAGCTCTCCACAAAAGAGGTCCTCATCTCGAAAACGACCGGAGAGCTGAGGCCGGTGACGGTCTACCGGGACCCGCTCACGGGCGAGAAGGTCGCGCCCGATCCGGGCTGGAGCTACAACCCCGGCAAGGCGGCGTGGATGCCGGACCTGGACCGCTACGATTATGATGTGGCTAAAAAGTGGATTGAGGGTGGGCTCACGGGGCCGGACTTCAAAATGTTTTACGAGGGTAAGATGGGCGGCAACTTTCCCGTGGCAGTGCTCAACGAGGACTACAGAGGGCTGATCGGCGCCAAGAGCCAGACCGTCCTTATGTCGGATGAGACGCTCAGGAAACAGCGAGGCTGGATAGAGGGCATCACCGGACATCCGGAGCTGCGCATAGAGGATTACCGGAAGCTGCCCGACATCATCGCAAAAGCGCAGCTCATTGTGCAGGACGGCGAACAGACAATCGTCTTCTTCAGGGCAGGAGAAGAAATATATTTCTCGGCAGTGAAGTCTACGAGGAGTGGAGAGACCCTCTTTATGACATCCTTCAGAAAGGCTGAAATGAAAGAGGTAAAGACCGTCAGGAAAAAAGGGAAGATATTAAAAGATGAATTATAA
- a CDS encoding terminase family protein — MASNHKRLRTFLFALLLAFGLLLIIDRLPAIATPKPAQAKGIIKTGNKQPATTITSQSTIDPIIKLTEYQKRWVNDKSRFKIGKWSRQAGKSFATSLEAVLDCVENPGTTWVFLSAGERQSKELMRTAAIHARAINSAISELVDSFKADDKTEYKQLEILFPNGSRIIGLPANPSTARGHSANILLDEFAFHKDSREIWKALFPTITRGYKIRIISTPQGKKNKFYELWTAKTLQVFDGPDYEHKGERGGYSKHNCTIDQAVTMGLELFDEDSNPIEPEDLRLALNDDEAWHQEYLVEFMDEATAWLPYDLIETVEDARLLAEPSWVERLVNEAIEHHNQYKHLERPPAFEPWWLRDEVPFVNDLYIGFDVARMRHLSVIWVDEERDGFYLTRAAIALHKQPFGVQRNVLFALMRLPRFRRACIDKTGIGADMAERALEIFGASRVEGIDFTTANKETLAYGIKKSFEDRKDLIPADHTIRQSLHSVKRTSTDTGHFRFDADRTDSIGHADHFWAKSLAVQARSKTSGPIHISSSKRRESNEMLKGYE; from the coding sequence ATGGCCTCAAATCATAAGCGCCTCCGGACATTCCTGTTTGCTCTTCTCCTGGCATTCGGCCTGTTATTGATCATCGACCGGCTGCCTGCGATCGCCACTCCCAAGCCTGCACAGGCGAAGGGCATCATCAAGACCGGGAATAAGCAGCCCGCTACCACGATAACCTCGCAATCAACCATCGATCCCATCATCAAGCTTACCGAGTACCAGAAGCGATGGGTGAACGATAAATCACGCTTCAAGATCGGCAAATGGTCGCGACAGGCAGGCAAGTCGTTTGCCACCTCCCTGGAGGCAGTGCTCGATTGCGTGGAGAACCCCGGCACTACCTGGGTGTTCCTCTCCGCTGGAGAACGACAATCCAAAGAGCTGATGCGCACCGCTGCCATCCATGCGCGCGCTATCAACTCGGCGATCAGCGAACTGGTCGACAGCTTCAAGGCCGACGACAAGACGGAGTATAAGCAGCTGGAGATCCTCTTCCCCAATGGGTCCCGCATCATCGGACTGCCCGCAAACCCGAGCACGGCCAGAGGCCACAGCGCCAACATCCTCCTCGATGAGTTCGCGTTCCATAAGGACAGCCGCGAGATATGGAAGGCGCTCTTCCCGACGATCACGAGGGGCTACAAGATACGGATCATCTCGACGCCCCAGGGGAAGAAAAACAAGTTCTATGAGTTGTGGACCGCAAAGACGCTGCAGGTCTTCGATGGTCCGGACTATGAGCACAAAGGCGAGCGGGGCGGCTACTCGAAGCACAACTGCACCATCGACCAGGCCGTCACCATGGGCCTTGAGCTGTTCGATGAAGACAGCAATCCAATCGAACCGGAAGACCTCCGCCTGGCGCTCAATGATGATGAAGCCTGGCACCAGGAATACCTGGTCGAGTTCATGGACGAAGCCACGGCCTGGCTGCCGTATGACCTCATCGAGACCGTGGAGGATGCGCGACTCCTTGCCGAGCCGTCATGGGTCGAGCGCCTGGTGAATGAAGCGATCGAACACCACAATCAGTATAAGCATCTCGAACGCCCTCCTGCCTTCGAACCCTGGTGGCTGCGCGACGAGGTGCCTTTTGTCAATGATCTCTATATAGGATTCGACGTTGCCCGGATGCGGCACCTCTCGGTGATATGGGTCGATGAAGAACGCGACGGCTTTTATCTCACACGCGCTGCGATCGCGCTCCATAAGCAGCCCTTCGGCGTGCAGCGGAACGTGCTCTTTGCGCTCATGCGGCTTCCAAGATTCAGACGCGCCTGCATCGACAAGACCGGCATCGGCGCGGATATGGCCGAACGGGCGCTGGAGATATTCGGCGCGAGCAGGGTCGAAGGGATTGACTTCACCACGGCTAATAAGGAGACGCTCGCCTACGGCATCAAGAAGAGCTTCGAGGACCGGAAGGATCTCATCCCCGCCGATCACACGATCCGCCAGAGCCTCCACAGTGTGAAGAGGACCTCGACCGATACCGGCCACTTCAGGTTCGACGCAGACCGCACCGACTCGATCGGCCATGCGGACCACTTCTGGGCAAAGTCGCTTGCAGTCCAGGCCAGGAGCAAGACCTCCGGGCCTATCCATATATCATCCAGTAAAAGGAGAGAGTCCAATGAGATGCTTAAAGGCTACGAGTAA
- a CDS encoding host-nuclease inhibitor Gam family protein codes for MATMEEIELAAKRYHEAEEALAEAIRAMQDAVDKITRHHLPVIKRKFERAGAAYAELHSGISASPELFRKPRSRVFHGVTVGIKKEKGRVIIADEEATVKLIERHLKHQVDILLKITKKPVKKALQGLSGADLKKIGVTIDQDTDNVYIALVASEVEKMIQAFREEYMAKVQEKEEMEAA; via the coding sequence ATGGCCACAATGGAGGAGATCGAGCTCGCAGCAAAACGGTATCACGAGGCCGAAGAGGCGCTCGCTGAGGCCATCAGAGCGATGCAGGACGCAGTAGACAAGATCACCAGGCATCACCTGCCCGTCATCAAGCGCAAGTTCGAGCGGGCGGGGGCAGCTTATGCTGAGCTTCACTCCGGAATATCCGCGTCCCCGGAGCTGTTCCGGAAGCCCCGCTCGAGGGTGTTTCACGGCGTCACCGTGGGGATCAAGAAGGAAAAGGGACGGGTCATCATCGCCGACGAGGAGGCCACTGTCAAGCTCATCGAGCGGCACCTGAAGCATCAGGTCGACATCCTCCTGAAGATCACTAAAAAGCCCGTTAAAAAGGCTCTGCAGGGCCTCTCCGGCGCCGACCTCAAAAAGATCGGCGTCACTATCGACCAGGACACTGACAACGTCTACATCGCCCTGGTCGCCTCGGAGGTCGAAAAGATGATCCAGGCGTTCCGCGAGGAGTACATGGCTAAGGTGCAGGAGAAAGAGGAGATGGAGGCGGCATGA
- a CDS encoding ATP-binding protein, translating to MRKVFAKTSNVNAFVAAMNRLQHRQEGIPGMALIFSAPGLGKTRTALWHWMNNQSNSAFLRIKKLMTGKWLLAEVVKELGGDPAGSTQKLYEQAREILSHRQTCLFIDEVDYLAHDQRILETLRDLHDETDAPITFIGMDKADKKLMRFKHLYSRFSEIVEFKPLSAADIKSIAEQMCEVPLTDDAVQHIYNETREYSVGFRRVVVWLYRAEAIARTNSLKEIAAQHLNGAKR from the coding sequence ATGCGAAAGGTTTTCGCAAAAACCTCCAACGTCAACGCCTTTGTCGCGGCCATGAACCGGCTGCAGCACCGGCAGGAGGGCATTCCCGGCATGGCGCTCATCTTCAGCGCGCCGGGCCTCGGCAAGACGCGCACCGCCCTCTGGCACTGGATGAACAATCAGAGCAACTCCGCCTTCCTGCGCATCAAAAAACTTATGACCGGCAAATGGCTCCTCGCCGAGGTCGTCAAGGAGCTCGGCGGCGATCCCGCCGGCTCCACGCAGAAGCTCTACGAGCAGGCCCGCGAGATACTCTCGCACCGGCAGACCTGTCTCTTTATCGACGAGGTGGACTATCTCGCGCATGACCAGCGCATCCTCGAAACCCTCCGCGACCTCCACGACGAGACCGACGCGCCCATCACCTTCATCGGCATGGACAAGGCCGACAAGAAGCTTATGAGGTTCAAGCACCTCTACAGCCGGTTCAGCGAGATCGTCGAATTCAAGCCCCTCAGCGCCGCGGACATCAAGTCGATCGCCGAGCAGATGTGCGAAGTCCCGCTCACCGACGACGCGGTGCAGCACATCTACAACGAGACACGGGAGTACAGCGTCGGCTTCCGCCGCGTCGTGGTCTGGCTCTACCGCGCCGAGGCGATCGCACGCACCAACAGCCTCAAGGAGATCGCTGCGCAGCACCTGAACGGAGCGAAGCGATGA
- a CDS encoding regulatory protein GemA, with amino-acid sequence MQRIDKRQIRLIHTLKSALKLADDNYRARVQEVHGFSGTSKDLTSDEAEQLIKALEAEAVARGAWQRRTSRKSKYEDLGERSGMASPKQLRMIEAMWKDVCRYHAEDERARALRSFLFKRFKVSDPKFITSRQASKIIFSLENMRGQR; translated from the coding sequence ATGCAGCGGATCGACAAACGGCAGATCCGGCTCATCCACACCCTCAAGAGTGCCCTCAAGCTTGCAGATGACAACTACCGCGCGCGCGTCCAGGAAGTCCACGGCTTCAGCGGCACGAGCAAGGACCTCACCAGCGACGAGGCAGAGCAGCTCATAAAGGCGCTGGAGGCCGAGGCGGTTGCAAGGGGCGCATGGCAGCGGCGCACGTCGAGAAAGTCGAAATACGAGGACCTGGGCGAGCGTAGTGGCATGGCCTCGCCCAAGCAGCTCCGGATGATCGAGGCCATGTGGAAAGACGTCTGCCGCTACCACGCCGAGGATGAACGCGCCAGGGCGCTGCGGTCGTTCCTGTTCAAGCGTTTTAAGGTGTCTGACCCGAAGTTCATCACCAGCAGGCAGGCCTCGAAAATTATTTTCTCCCTCGAAAATATGAGGGGTCAGCGATAG
- a CDS encoding DNA adenine methylase: MVKRVLNYPGSKWTIADWIVQHMPQHDSYLEPFFGSGAVFFQKERSVIETVNDLDGNVVNLFSVIRDRGNELARLIQMTPWARDEYELGYDAAVEDPLESARRFLVRCWQAVGNKLCQRTGWKKDIVQTKKYYPGMWNDLPYRILAIATRLKETQIENQDAFKLIPRYNDRRVLIYADPPYMLGVRCSKQYNLELTEWEHGFLLDLLSQHRGPVIISAYDNPLYKDRLRDWRRLSINTYTFGARPRQEVIYLNRTAVQGMDDGAGSV, from the coding sequence ATGGTAAAACGGGTGCTGAACTATCCGGGGAGTAAATGGACAATTGCAGACTGGATCGTGCAGCACATGCCGCAACACGACTCCTACCTTGAGCCCTTTTTCGGATCCGGCGCTGTGTTCTTCCAGAAAGAGCGCAGCGTGATCGAGACGGTCAACGACCTTGACGGTAACGTAGTCAACCTGTTCAGCGTTATCAGGGACAGGGGTAATGAACTGGCTCGCCTGATTCAAATGACGCCCTGGGCAAGGGATGAATACGAGCTTGGTTATGATGCGGCCGTCGAAGACCCTCTCGAGAGTGCAAGACGTTTTCTCGTGAGATGCTGGCAAGCTGTGGGTAATAAGCTCTGCCAGCGCACGGGATGGAAGAAAGATATCGTCCAGACAAAAAAATACTACCCTGGCATGTGGAATGATCTCCCCTACAGAATCCTTGCTATAGCGACCAGGCTAAAAGAGACACAGATCGAAAACCAGGATGCATTTAAGCTGATACCACGGTACAACGATCGTCGCGTGCTCATTTATGCCGACCCTCCCTATATGCTCGGCGTGCGTTGCAGCAAACAATACAACCTTGAGCTTACCGAATGGGAGCACGGGTTTCTGCTTGATCTACTGTCACAGCATCGCGGCCCCGTAATCATATCCGCCTACGATAATCCTCTCTATAAGGATCGGCTGAGGGACTGGAGGAGGCTCTCTATTAATACATATACGTTTGGAGCTCGTCCACGGCAAGAAGTAATTTATTTGAATCGAACTGCAGTACAAGGAATGGATGATGGAGCAGGCAGCGTTTGA
- a CDS encoding transposase, with protein MTPSGEFPLMAAQNLPEQVCPPAAGADAADGVPEKARQEAIARLTLLRMRDGYRAARPGRKMTEVDKEFVTAYNAGLIYQTIYSAAGKTSVQTLYRWEKELDGTQDWTRLVPRYYLKDKTPRLNPVEERVFLAFLLSPNKIPVGTATRFTRLLLQQRGCPTDKSDMTYRRYAEDFMARHYDLWVLMREGQKALKDKVEPYIKRDPSLLEVGDAFVADGHRLNFQVVNPFTGKPCRAVLVAYIDWKSYDLAGYEIMVEENTQCVASAMRNAIISLGKLPKVSYQDNGKAFKNRFFMSSPSFEEVGFYGLFGRLGIVPLFAAPYNARAKIVERWFKEFSNTFERLFPSYIGASIADKPAYMMRNEKFHKALHNEYVPTIEETVHLLEAWLEFHRSQECPHVKGISIGDVFSQGKGPGVDVAGLDDLMMDAKITRIDRNGIRFLSGDYYDDNLYGLKEQAVIKYSLFDLSAVKVYAVSGEFICVARRVTPVHPLARITGTAADYDSVKRGIAQQKRLARQTLKLAKEFKRAGGTVELDWQKVTEIAPRIADKLERENIELPAIEERIPDEAVSVEPEPLEAAKGPADVTRLEPETRPFFASPAERYQWHLDHGVLTEEDQAWCVWFRTTSDFKMLFQFFDQQQRQQQ; from the coding sequence ATGACCCCGTCGGGCGAATTCCCTCTCATGGCCGCGCAGAATCTGCCAGAGCAGGTATGCCCTCCCGCTGCCGGCGCCGACGCTGCCGACGGCGTCCCTGAAAAGGCCCGTCAGGAGGCTATTGCACGGCTCACGCTGCTGCGCATGCGCGACGGCTACCGGGCTGCGCGTCCGGGGCGCAAAATGACCGAGGTGGACAAGGAGTTCGTTACGGCTTACAACGCTGGGCTCATCTATCAGACCATCTATTCCGCAGCGGGAAAGACGTCGGTGCAGACTCTTTACCGGTGGGAAAAGGAGCTTGACGGCACGCAGGATTGGACCCGTCTCGTGCCGCGCTACTATCTGAAAGACAAGACGCCCCGCCTCAATCCCGTCGAGGAGCGCGTCTTCCTCGCCTTCCTGCTGAGCCCGAACAAAATACCCGTCGGCACCGCCACCCGGTTCACCCGGCTCCTGCTGCAGCAGCGCGGCTGCCCGACGGACAAGTCCGACATGACCTACCGCCGCTACGCCGAAGACTTCATGGCGCGCCACTACGATCTATGGGTCCTCATGCGCGAGGGGCAGAAGGCGCTCAAAGATAAGGTAGAGCCCTACATCAAGCGCGACCCCTCGCTGCTCGAAGTCGGCGACGCCTTTGTCGCGGACGGCCACCGGCTGAACTTCCAGGTCGTCAACCCCTTCACCGGCAAGCCCTGCAGGGCGGTGCTCGTCGCCTACATCGACTGGAAGAGCTACGACCTCGCCGGGTACGAAATCATGGTGGAGGAAAACACCCAGTGCGTCGCCAGCGCCATGCGCAACGCGATCATCTCCCTCGGCAAACTGCCAAAGGTCAGCTACCAGGACAACGGCAAGGCCTTCAAGAACCGCTTTTTCATGAGTTCCCCGAGTTTCGAGGAGGTGGGCTTCTACGGCCTCTTCGGCAGGCTCGGCATCGTCCCGCTCTTCGCCGCTCCCTACAACGCCCGCGCGAAGATTGTTGAAAGGTGGTTTAAAGAGTTTTCGAATACCTTTGAACGCCTCTTCCCCAGCTATATCGGCGCCTCCATCGCCGACAAGCCCGCCTATATGATGCGGAACGAAAAATTTCATAAGGCGCTTCATAACGAGTACGTGCCCACCATCGAGGAGACGGTCCACCTCCTCGAGGCCTGGCTCGAATTCCACCGCAGCCAGGAGTGCCCTCACGTAAAGGGCATCTCCATCGGCGACGTCTTCTCCCAGGGCAAAGGCCCCGGCGTCGATGTTGCCGGGCTCGACGACCTCATGATGGACGCGAAGATCACCCGCATCGACCGCAACGGCATCCGCTTTCTCAGCGGGGACTATTACGACGACAATCTCTACGGCCTCAAGGAACAGGCCGTCATCAAATACAGCCTCTTCGATCTTTCTGCCGTAAAGGTCTACGCCGTAAGCGGCGAGTTCATCTGCGTCGCCCGGCGGGTGACGCCGGTTCATCCCCTCGCACGCATCACCGGCACTGCTGCGGATTACGACTCGGTGAAGCGCGGCATTGCGCAGCAGAAGCGGCTCGCCCGGCAGACACTGAAGCTCGCGAAGGAATTCAAACGGGCCGGCGGAACAGTGGAGCTCGACTGGCAGAAGGTCACCGAGATCGCCCCGCGCATCGCCGACAAGCTGGAGCGGGAGAATATCGAGCTGCCGGCTATCGAGGAGCGCATCCCTGACGAAGCGGTGAGCGTCGAGCCCGAGCCCCTGGAAGCCGCCAAAGGCCCGGCAGACGTCACGCGCCTGGAGCCTGAGACCCGGCCCTTCTTCGCCTCTCCCGCCGAGCGCTACCAGTGGCACCTCGACCACGGCGTCTTGACCGAGGAGGATCAGGCCTGGTGCGTCTGGTTCAGGACCACGAGCGATTTCAAAATGCTCTTTCAGTTCTTCGATCAGCAGCAGCGGCAGCAGCAATAA
- a CDS encoding BppU family phage baseplate upper protein, with protein MIYLGKYKAGATVKYRANFHNDQGTVEDPTSPEAQLEKPDDTFTFTSLAAPAKVNAKTGHYGGSIDTTGYAAGQYIVRMAGTVSTAKAVATEFCFEIEADSNADIMSRLGAPAGASIAADISTKLATSGYTAPDNTSITAIKTQTDKLQFDVSNYVKSVQQGAVDILQTAADKVWSSATRTLTAFSTSLAVSVWNVLESAISTANSIGLKLKTNLDTTVTSRATQTSVNNIPTNPLLTNDARLDNLDATISSRSTLILADIEASAALLKKTGTSPTNQVAVTADNKVEANATATASISDADKTDIAQRAWSNAHVAERKLTSRNIAAGEDIAREQTLTGNLSTGVLQHMITVSDSALQEVTRGDVKTLTFNLGAQWNLTGRKAYFCMKTNQTSPTAKVNRECTITDAINGICTITLTASETDTVGRHYAEVEVRNADDTTPQTALQFTILITQDTRQ; from the coding sequence ATGATCTATCTCGGCAAATACAAGGCAGGGGCAACGGTGAAATACCGGGCTAATTTTCACAATGATCAGGGAACAGTTGAAGACCCGACATCGCCCGAAGCACAGCTCGAAAAACCTGATGATACATTTACCTTTACCTCTCTTGCCGCTCCTGCGAAGGTCAACGCGAAGACTGGTCATTACGGCGGCTCGATTGATACAACCGGCTATGCAGCAGGTCAATACATTGTCCGCATGGCGGGGACTGTTTCGACTGCGAAGGCAGTGGCGACGGAATTCTGCTTCGAGATCGAGGCGGACAGCAATGCAGATATCATGTCCCGCCTGGGTGCTCCGGCAGGCGCTTCTATCGCGGCTGATATCTCAACGAAACTCGCAACATCAGGCTATACCGCGCCCGACAATACGAGCATCACCGCCATCAAAACTCAAACCGATAAGCTGCAGTTCGATGTGTCGAACTATGTCAAATCGGTGCAGCAGGGGGCCGTCGATATCCTGCAGACGGCTGCGGATAAGGTATGGAGCTCGGCCACCCGGACGCTGACGGCGTTTTCGACATCGCTGGCGGTTTCGGTCTGGAATGTGCTCGAATCAGCCATATCGACGGCAAACAGCATAGGGCTGAAGCTCAAAACCAATCTCGACACCACGGTAACAAGCAGGGCCACACAGACAAGCGTCAACAATATTCCGACGAATCCCCTGCTTACCAATGACGCGCGGCTTGATAACCTGGATGCGACGATCTCATCCCGGTCGACGCTCATCCTGGCCGATATAGAAGCGTCGGCAGCGCTGCTGAAGAAGACTGGGACATCGCCGACCAACCAGGTCGCCGTCACCGCAGACAACAAGGTGGAGGCCAATGCAACGGCTACGGCGAGCATCTCGGATGCGGACAAGACCGATATCGCCCAGCGGGCCTGGAGCAATGCGCACGTTGCCGAGAGGAAGCTTACATCGAGAAACATCGCTGCAGGCGAGGACATTGCCAGGGAGCAGACGCTCACCGGCAATCTCTCGACCGGTGTGCTGCAGCATATGATCACTGTCTCGGACAGCGCCCTTCAGGAAGTTACGCGAGGAGATGTTAAGACGCTCACGTTCAATCTCGGCGCGCAGTGGAATCTGACCGGGAGGAAAGCCTATTTCTGCATGAAGACAAATCAGACCTCGCCAACCGCAAAGGTCAACCGGGAATGCACCATCACGGATGCAATCAATGGAATATGCACGATTACATTGACGGCGAGTGAAACAGATACGGTCGGCAGGCACTATGCCGAGGTCGAAGTGCGCAATGCGGATGATACCACTCCGCAAACGGCGCTGCAATTCACGATCCTCATCACCCAGGATACCCGGCAATGA
- a CDS encoding phage virion morphogenesis protein, producing MIKIGVKDKEALRLLTDLQGRGANMSPVMRQIAGIMHDAVEQNFEAEGRPRWRPSKRALMQQGKTLQKSGQLAASIAQKHDARSARVGTNTVYAAIHQFGGKAGRGRKVTIPARPFLKLTDADIEEIKEALRNYLLRGK from the coding sequence ATGATTAAAATCGGTGTAAAAGACAAAGAGGCGCTGCGGCTCCTCACCGACCTGCAGGGGCGCGGCGCCAACATGTCGCCGGTGATGCGGCAGATAGCCGGGATCATGCATGATGCGGTGGAGCAGAACTTCGAGGCCGAAGGACGGCCCCGGTGGAGGCCTTCGAAGCGGGCACTGATGCAGCAGGGGAAGACGCTGCAGAAAAGCGGACAGCTCGCAGCCTCGATAGCGCAGAAGCACGATGCCCGCTCCGCCCGCGTGGGGACGAATACGGTGTATGCGGCGATCCATCAATTCGGCGGGAAGGCCGGGAGAGGCCGGAAGGTGACGATACCGGCGCGGCCGTTTTTAAAGCTGACCGATGCCGATATCGAGGAGATTAAAGAGGCGCTGCGGAATTATTTGCTGAGAGGGAAGTAA